The following are encoded together in the Weissella soli genome:
- a CDS encoding glycoside hydrolase family 76 protein has translation MTNLDLTKLKVDSDTLSSWVSNYDQFLSKWTWDGELGSTTLGNIAISDQGLVGGRFVTDDPLTSYTPPTTGTSEGQLLVIRGCLELYLQTGDKLWLKRANTLVNALLKYFYPTPVIPSEPDYSWVPHWLVNVTAPFKSREYFLNGQAHFEQGIATVNYDQVFKIFSVRAIDATLAYDWAPDAPIKTGKNYEIDHTNVSYGQSKAVIYLKDTTFTGDALVAYSSETGPVIQKGEMVEAYPVWRPLQEGEIAAAIDSLPWALDVFQLFYKATGSTKWQNAVNSTVASIEAAYKVDNTDYFLKPRGANEEVLSNGVTSYSTRSPAATYQNTTDGLISITYPESDGEELFGSWVGDHLVFNNTHYMQMKLGTDIPAKINFLIDETGTYDPQRRWTSALFTSGQGTVPEQLEIFNLKPSDFFKASAIWWGHGYTTDGDGNASVSAHSAISATEKIADINGKKGLYKQIDFTRGDEGGWYGWAQYVLVGAFTNLPFDISYRTQNAIDFVIVDSKGQQWRYSLPATNGAFVTKTLNVQNFTGTNGAQSSDLQAGAYNTMFFDAIDNKASLDLEYMGQKEIMPESAGITNISIGYNLKPALSLAIGYAISMPRRNPLPYSPYIAPFDMHFLKGNLSEESHSGSVDHTGGSLSDLRGAPYTGYQAPWIFQETSAFNTDEKIGNATALETNLQFLSDSQDYYANNTGLRGFFAPVFWWDYRDDANGHPINSFSMTGPWGNVWGGFQYRTFSDVARVLTNDPENAQARKIFLDFVTGLNEIWLDSDDINTFPTDFNDRVLPAHSQNDPHMVAVLIRALSMGINANLTAQQQQLIYNLINRGLSYLNQMVIPISEDPFSTSQVEGTFSPNPYINEWYEYWGGDILSSLAHILPLDFVMTQDPHYYVYFESNRLSNEKGMQLNNNSEYFGLQSASPSLITITGPCSVNPSWRIIQNGNVLYEDAFHLTLTSDQILIVSSYPENQYARVYNADGSFADVSQLQDFTKTNFVQVPAGQSTALFSVDKDTGVNLTFKEERLIV, from the coding sequence ATGACAAATCTAGATTTAACAAAATTAAAAGTAGATAGTGATACTTTATCTTCATGGGTAAGTAATTATGATCAGTTCTTATCTAAGTGGACATGGGATGGCGAGCTAGGGTCAACTACACTGGGCAATATTGCTATCAGTGATCAAGGGCTTGTTGGGGGTAGATTCGTTACAGATGACCCCCTGACTTCTTACACACCTCCTACTACAGGCACTTCTGAAGGGCAGTTATTGGTCATAAGGGGCTGTTTAGAATTATACTTGCAGACTGGTGATAAGCTTTGGTTAAAAAGAGCTAATACATTGGTGAATGCACTCTTAAAATATTTTTATCCAACACCAGTTATTCCGAGTGAACCAGATTACAGTTGGGTGCCACATTGGTTAGTCAATGTCACTGCACCATTTAAAAGTCGAGAATACTTTCTAAATGGACAGGCACATTTTGAACAGGGTATTGCAACTGTGAACTATGATCAGGTTTTTAAAATCTTTTCGGTTCGTGCTATTGATGCAACATTAGCCTATGACTGGGCACCAGACGCACCTATTAAGACTGGTAAGAATTATGAGATTGACCATACAAACGTCTCCTATGGACAATCTAAGGCAGTGATCTATCTCAAAGATACCACGTTTACGGGAGATGCTTTAGTTGCTTATTCTTCTGAGACTGGGCCAGTTATCCAAAAGGGTGAGATGGTCGAGGCGTACCCTGTATGGCGCCCCTTACAAGAGGGAGAAATTGCTGCAGCCATTGATTCACTTCCGTGGGCTTTGGATGTCTTCCAATTATTTTATAAGGCTACTGGAAGTACGAAGTGGCAAAATGCGGTTAACTCTACTGTCGCTTCGATTGAGGCGGCTTATAAAGTTGATAATACGGATTACTTTTTAAAACCAAGAGGAGCTAATGAAGAAGTTTTAAGTAATGGAGTGACTTCTTATTCTACGCGATCACCTGCAGCGACTTACCAGAATACAACAGATGGGCTTATTTCAATCACTTACCCTGAATCAGACGGAGAGGAATTGTTCGGTTCATGGGTGGGTGATCATTTAGTATTCAACAACACTCACTATATGCAGATGAAACTGGGAACAGATATTCCAGCAAAAATCAATTTTCTGATTGATGAAACTGGGACTTATGATCCGCAAAGACGTTGGACAAGTGCTCTGTTCACAAGTGGTCAAGGAACTGTGCCTGAACAATTGGAAATTTTTAATTTAAAACCCTCAGACTTTTTCAAAGCCTCTGCAATTTGGTGGGGACATGGTTATACCACGGATGGTGACGGTAATGCATCTGTGAGCGCTCATAGTGCTATCAGTGCTACGGAGAAGATAGCTGATATAAATGGTAAGAAAGGTTTATACAAACAGATTGATTTTACGCGTGGTGACGAAGGGGGCTGGTATGGCTGGGCACAATATGTCCTCGTCGGTGCGTTTACTAACTTACCATTCGATATCAGCTATCGGACACAAAATGCTATTGATTTCGTTATTGTTGATAGTAAAGGTCAGCAGTGGCGATATAGTTTACCTGCAACTAATGGTGCCTTTGTCACCAAGACTTTAAACGTCCAGAACTTTACTGGTACTAATGGTGCACAATCTTCAGATCTCCAGGCGGGTGCATACAACACGATGTTTTTTGATGCGATTGATAATAAAGCCTCACTAGACCTTGAATATATGGGGCAAAAAGAAATAATGCCTGAAAGTGCCGGGATAACTAATATCTCCATTGGTTACAATTTAAAACCGGCGTTAAGCTTAGCAATTGGTTACGCTATTTCAATGCCAAGACGTAACCCGCTTCCTTATTCTCCCTATATTGCACCCTTTGATATGCATTTTCTTAAGGGGAATCTTTCTGAAGAAAGCCATAGTGGTTCTGTTGACCACACTGGAGGTAGCTTGTCAGATTTACGTGGTGCACCATATACTGGATACCAAGCCCCTTGGATCTTCCAAGAAACCTCAGCATTTAATACAGATGAAAAAATTGGCAATGCTACTGCACTTGAGACAAATCTGCAATTTTTGTCAGATTCCCAAGATTACTATGCCAACAACACTGGACTCCGTGGATTTTTTGCGCCAGTATTCTGGTGGGATTACCGAGATGACGCTAATGGGCACCCGATTAATTCATTTAGTATGACTGGACCGTGGGGAAATGTTTGGGGTGGCTTCCAGTATCGTACATTCAGTGATGTCGCTCGCGTATTAACTAATGATCCAGAGAATGCTCAAGCACGAAAAATATTCTTAGATTTTGTTACTGGACTAAATGAAATTTGGCTTGATTCAGATGACATCAACACTTTCCCGACAGACTTTAACGATCGTGTGCTACCGGCGCATTCACAAAATGACCCACACATGGTGGCAGTACTGATCAGAGCATTATCTATGGGTATTAATGCCAATCTAACTGCTCAACAGCAACAACTCATTTACAATCTTATCAATAGAGGGCTGAGTTATTTGAATCAGATGGTCATTCCAATTTCAGAGGATCCATTTTCTACATCACAAGTCGAAGGAACGTTTAGTCCTAATCCTTATATAAATGAGTGGTATGAATATTGGGGTGGCGATATTTTAAGTTCGTTAGCTCACATACTGCCCCTAGACTTTGTGATGACACAGGATCCACATTATTATGTCTATTTCGAGTCCAATCGTCTTTCTAACGAGAAAGGTATGCAGTTAAATAATAATAGTGAATATTTTGGATTGCAGTCTGCGTCCCCAAGTCTGATCACAATTACTGGTCCTTGTTCAGTCAATCCATCATGGAGAATTATTCAAAATGGTAATGTTCTATATGAGGATGCTTTTCATCTAACATTAACGAGTGATCAAATATTAATAGTAAGTTCTTATCCTGAAAATCAGTATGCCAGAGTTTACAATGCAGATGGCAGCTTTGCAGATGTTTCACAGTTACAAGATTTTACTAAAACAAATTTTGTTCAAGTGCCTGCAGGTCAATCTACGGCATTGTTTTCTGTTGATAAAGACACAGGTGTTAATTTGACCTTTAAAGAAGAGAGGTTGATTGTATGA
- a CDS encoding phage distal tail protein domain-containing protein, whose protein sequence is MSMFILTNSRGESVDLNGDNLLAYTPNGLGVQFSNMYSQSETYFQLTKSTIQQGQFQISILFGDVESQAYQTFSDFVQFLAYQPLTLTYTTDAGIWYRDGRLGSLTKTEIGGSTIFATDRLNESFTLEFINNWYNNKTAEYKTYDPDPDLATYGKGYFQKNSTEFGYVYQGPMD, encoded by the coding sequence ATGAGTATGTTTATCCTAACCAACTCTCGAGGTGAATCCGTTGATCTAAATGGTGATAATTTATTAGCTTATACACCGAATGGTTTAGGCGTACAATTCTCTAATATGTACAGTCAAAGTGAAACGTATTTTCAATTAACAAAATCAACTATTCAACAAGGACAATTTCAAATCTCAATTTTGTTTGGTGATGTAGAGAGTCAAGCGTATCAAACATTTAGTGATTTTGTGCAATTCTTAGCCTATCAACCTTTGACTTTAACGTATACAACTGATGCGGGTATTTGGTATCGGGACGGTCGGTTAGGAAGCCTCACAAAAACAGAGATAGGTGGCAGTACAATTTTTGCAACTGATAGATTGAATGAATCATTTACGTTGGAATTTATCAATAATTGGTATAACAATAAAACTGCAGAATATAAGACTTATGACCCCGATCCTGATTTAGCCACATATGGTAAAGGTTATTTTCAAAAAAATAGCACAGAATTTGGCTATGTATATCAAGGACCTATGGATTAG
- a CDS encoding tape measure protein — protein MAKQIVNEMATNLTLDSKSAAAAIKELTQEVKSASTESKIMENQYKAAGDTLNASKAKYEGLRITIEKQKAKVDELKQALENNNTTTKKGQELQTYLTNELAKAERQYVSYNGQLEKAEQAYKYQESGLAKLNDEVKHSNDLTDARVQKLEAEGNKEEAQKVKLDNLKNVQEKYNQILTIQKNELNKLSESGDKNSDAYRRQELRVEQMGAKLAETTRDVQKFNNTEVKPNTSGFTKFSGQIESLNRSLEGTRSRFKTVFMGNLIATGVTNALGSVKSHITGVIDAGIEYDKEMQNIQVGFDNFTNGNKQLASDLLDNFKSVKEESGYASNTVALLTKKTYGLTQNVDGAKQLSDAFVNLGRATGMGDDKLTGLITKFSQANASGTITSGSITKLNKQLPGFSDVLAKSMNVSRDELSKLASSGKLSMQDLAKAIETMSDAKPKGLDNYYRTFDGFSSHFEERYKSLSGKITEGFFSESNSMLAGLSKSLDGAKVDKSFDRIGEAANTSVNTVVKSFSESFGKSTTNPIADMANYTADSIEKLGNYVAKHADDIKSFFEMTKELGGAGFGVMRSTLKIALPLLEQLGKFAAEHPKSFKILAGSIIGFDLALKGALGTMTAFGKVTAFGELAKGLVIKPSIDGQESEKELTILGKTLSATGKGIKRGLRWTADLVTEGATKSLTLFKNGVSASKSAITKGMKFTASVATKGASMAMSSLVKSAQATGRGLKLAFNFLKANPFILIITGVVAVVAAFVELYKHNKKFRSFVDNLIKSVKELYTNMVKWFEKMWDKVSDIFNDIKKTINKVFDAIADFIKDTLKSIYKTWTGSWNNIFGFFDKVWRAISNTSSKAINAISDKIADVLRGIRSTWRSVWGDLSDFFGGIWKDIKRFAQDGINGVLHVINAGVDGIDSVWKFFTGHETSIHHLKPVKF, from the coding sequence ATGGCCAAGCAAATTGTTAATGAAATGGCAACTAACCTGACGCTTGATTCAAAGAGTGCAGCCGCTGCGATTAAAGAATTAACTCAAGAAGTGAAAAGTGCTAGTACTGAATCGAAAATAATGGAGAACCAGTACAAGGCAGCGGGTGATACGCTAAATGCTTCAAAAGCTAAGTATGAAGGTTTGCGAATTACTATTGAAAAACAAAAAGCTAAGGTGGATGAGTTAAAACAAGCTTTAGAAAATAACAATACTACCACCAAAAAAGGACAAGAGTTACAAACTTATCTGACCAATGAATTAGCGAAGGCAGAACGTCAATATGTTAGTTATAATGGTCAACTTGAGAAGGCAGAACAAGCCTATAAGTACCAAGAATCAGGTCTCGCCAAGCTAAATGATGAGGTCAAGCATAGTAATGATTTAACAGACGCACGGGTACAAAAGCTAGAGGCTGAGGGTAATAAAGAAGAAGCTCAAAAAGTTAAACTTGATAATTTAAAAAACGTTCAAGAAAAATATAATCAGATACTAACCATTCAAAAGAATGAGTTGAATAAGCTATCTGAAAGTGGCGACAAGAATAGTGATGCGTATAGGCGTCAAGAGCTACGTGTTGAACAAATGGGAGCTAAGCTTGCTGAGACTACTAGGGACGTTCAAAAGTTTAATAATACAGAAGTTAAGCCAAACACAAGTGGATTCACTAAATTTAGCGGTCAAATTGAGTCTTTGAATAGAAGTTTAGAGGGGACTCGAAGCCGTTTTAAAACTGTATTTATGGGAAATCTTATAGCAACCGGTGTCACAAATGCATTAGGGTCGGTTAAATCCCATATCACAGGTGTTATTGATGCCGGTATTGAATACGACAAAGAAATGCAAAATATTCAAGTCGGTTTTGACAATTTTACTAATGGAAACAAACAATTAGCGAGTGATCTGCTCGATAATTTCAAGAGCGTAAAAGAAGAATCTGGATACGCTTCAAATACTGTAGCCCTTCTAACTAAGAAAACTTATGGGTTGACACAGAATGTTGATGGCGCCAAACAGTTATCTGATGCATTCGTTAATTTGGGCCGTGCAACAGGTATGGGCGACGATAAATTAACTGGACTTATCACCAAGTTCAGCCAAGCAAATGCGTCAGGTACTATTACCTCGGGTTCTATTACAAAATTGAATAAACAATTACCAGGGTTTAGTGATGTACTAGCAAAATCGATGAACGTCTCAAGGGATGAATTATCAAAATTAGCTTCAAGTGGAAAATTATCTATGCAAGATTTAGCTAAGGCAATTGAAACGATGTCAGATGCCAAACCTAAAGGTCTAGATAATTACTACAGAACGTTTGATGGTTTTTCCAGCCATTTTGAAGAAAGATACAAAAGCCTTTCCGGTAAAATAACGGAAGGTTTTTTCAGTGAGTCTAACAGTATGTTAGCAGGGCTTTCTAAATCACTGGATGGCGCAAAGGTCGATAAATCTTTTGATAGAATCGGTGAGGCGGCAAACACTTCAGTGAATACAGTTGTTAAATCATTTAGTGAATCGTTCGGCAAATCAACGACAAATCCAATCGCTGATATGGCGAATTACACGGCGGATAGTATTGAGAAACTCGGGAATTATGTAGCTAAGCATGCTGATGACATTAAAAGTTTTTTTGAAATGACAAAGGAGTTGGGTGGCGCGGGGTTTGGTGTTATGAGATCCACACTTAAGATTGCTTTGCCATTACTTGAACAACTTGGAAAGTTCGCAGCAGAACACCCCAAATCATTCAAAATACTTGCGGGGTCAATCATCGGATTTGATCTTGCTTTAAAGGGCGCCTTAGGAACAATGACAGCCTTTGGTAAAGTCACGGCATTTGGAGAGTTAGCGAAAGGTTTGGTTATAAAACCAAGCATTGATGGCCAAGAATCTGAAAAGGAGCTAACGATCCTTGGAAAGACGCTATCAGCAACTGGAAAGGGAATTAAGCGTGGTTTGAGATGGACCGCTGACCTTGTAACTGAGGGGGCTACTAAAAGTTTAACCCTTTTTAAAAATGGTGTGAGTGCATCAAAATCTGCAATTACAAAAGGAATGAAATTTACTGCTTCAGTTGCAACAAAGGGTGCTTCAATGGCAATGTCTAGTTTAGTTAAGTCAGCACAAGCAACCGGTCGTGGTTTGAAATTAGCCTTCAACTTCTTGAAAGCAAACCCATTCATCTTAATCATCACTGGAGTTGTTGCAGTTGTTGCAGCATTTGTTGAGCTATACAAGCACAATAAAAAATTCCGTTCATTTGTGGACAATCTGATTAAATCAGTTAAAGAACTCTACACAAATATGGTGAAGTGGTTTGAGAAGATGTGGGATAAAGTGTCTGATATCTTCAATGATATTAAGAAAACTATCAATAAAGTTTTTGATGCTATTGCTGATTTTATCAAAGACACATTGAAATCTATCTACAAGACATGGACGGGATCATGGAATAATATCTTTGGATTTTTTGATAAAGTCTGGAGAGCAATTTCTAACACTAGCAGTAAAGCAATTAATGCTATTAGTGACAAGATAGCAGATGTATTGCGGGGTATTCGTTCAACATGGCGATCTGTTTGGGGAGATTTGAGTGATTTCTTTGGTGGAATTTGGAAAGATATTAAACGATTTGCACAAGATGGTATCAATGGTGTACTTCATGTCATCAATGCGGGAGTGGATGGCATCGATTCAGTTTGGAAGTTCTTTACTGGCCATGAAACATCTATTCACCATTTGAAGCCTGTCAAATTCTAA
- a CDS encoding phage tail tube assembly chaperone encodes MSVKINAKEELGIAKPFEVKESNKNVRMTWLMQKVLAKVAIDQEQSDNEAANFEKSLASMLEMQDAVIKYIVDILGLTENQAERIQDINFDDTVSFAQRIAAAIMHVEMVDASEEEVGLKD; translated from the coding sequence ATGTCAGTAAAAATTAATGCAAAAGAAGAACTAGGTATTGCCAAGCCATTTGAAGTCAAAGAATCGAATAAAAATGTACGTATGACATGGCTCATGCAAAAAGTATTGGCCAAAGTAGCTATTGATCAAGAGCAAAGTGATAACGAAGCGGCCAACTTTGAAAAAAGTCTTGCTAGCATGCTAGAGATGCAAGATGCAGTTATCAAGTACATTGTAGATATCTTAGGTTTGACAGAGAATCAAGCAGAAAGAATTCAAGATATTAATTTTGATGACACCGTTTCCTTTGCTCAACGAATTGCTGCGGCCATTATGCATGTTGAAATGGTCGATGCTAGTGAAGAAGAAGTGGGTTTAAAAGATTAG
- a CDS encoding phage tail protein: MATLGIAGAKLALVDKNGVTLTGTQGIYKYTDQAATDTSGIYDVTIDDSFGVASLALSNLVGSTTDIPGNNKIVYKSAGKGSVQSVLTVNALPNEIKMAILGMPSDGKGGFTFTGKQDSNVRLALLAESAEAFDEAKPVYIGMYMGNASEASATLTSNSSTESRTQDVLTIAQLERGDDGFGKYYFSTASKFDQAAMMNDVFKNNSSTTGGTN; this comes from the coding sequence ATGGCAACATTAGGTATTGCAGGCGCAAAACTTGCATTAGTAGATAAAAATGGGGTGACATTGACCGGTACACAAGGTATTTATAAATATACCGATCAGGCAGCAACGGATACATCAGGTATTTACGACGTTACAATTGATGATTCATTTGGAGTAGCTTCGCTCGCACTCTCAAATTTGGTCGGTTCAACAACTGATATTCCCGGCAATAACAAGATTGTTTATAAATCTGCAGGTAAGGGATCAGTTCAGTCTGTGTTAACAGTCAATGCTTTACCCAATGAAATTAAAATGGCCATTCTTGGTATGCCATCTGATGGTAAAGGTGGGTTTACATTTACTGGGAAACAGGACTCTAATGTACGATTAGCACTGCTCGCTGAATCAGCAGAGGCTTTTGATGAAGCAAAGCCGGTATATATCGGTATGTATATGGGCAATGCTTCGGAGGCGTCCGCTACATTGACTTCTAATAGTTCCACTGAATCACGCACACAAGATGTGTTGACTATTGCACAGCTTGAACGTGGAGATGACGGTTTTGGTAAGTATTATTTCAGCACAGCTTCGAAATTTGATCAAGCAGCCATGATGAATGATGTATTCAAGAACAATAGTTCAACGACAGGTGGAACGAATTAA
- a CDS encoding DUF806 family protein, whose amino-acid sequence MTAVMDTFSLLNGHVTWVDGIYPKLIPEEILANQTSLLIRDAYSSLGNYGGNTFNTVSQNIIIQIYYSLESDLDYDTVEIELMKFLTANGYMVSDIKGRQTDPDTGQDYQTIQVKRITVLKEK is encoded by the coding sequence ATGACAGCAGTAATGGATACCTTTAGCTTGTTAAATGGACATGTAACATGGGTAGATGGTATCTATCCTAAGTTAATTCCAGAAGAGATACTCGCTAACCAAACGTCTCTGTTAATTAGAGATGCATACAGCAGTCTTGGCAATTACGGTGGTAACACGTTCAACACAGTATCCCAAAATATTATCATCCAGATCTACTATTCACTAGAAAGTGATTTAGATTATGACACAGTTGAAATCGAATTGATGAAATTCCTAACTGCTAATGGATATATGGTTAGTGACATTAAAGGTAGACAAACTGATCCAGATACTGGACAGGATTATCAAACAATTCAAGTTAAACGAATAACAGTTTTAAAGGAGAAATAA
- a CDS encoding HK97-gp10 family putative phage morphogenesis protein, protein MADLSEQLDDMLQQIGGIVNLTIEEREEITHAGATVLAKNLRQATIDSGHYNANRKIGDMTHLADSIQIGNLKGTVTDGSSAVGFTKPDANHSRIARFLNDGTRYIKGDSFIDNARDNSSEEVLKAEAEVFERIIKEK, encoded by the coding sequence ATGGCTGATTTATCAGAACAACTTGATGACATGTTGCAACAAATAGGCGGTATTGTAAATCTAACGATTGAAGAACGTGAAGAAATCACTCATGCGGGCGCAACAGTACTGGCTAAGAATCTAAGGCAGGCAACAATAGATTCTGGTCACTATAATGCTAATCGTAAGATTGGCGATATGACTCATCTCGCAGACAGTATTCAAATTGGTAATTTAAAAGGAACAGTGACTGATGGTAGTTCGGCCGTAGGGTTTACTAAACCAGACGCAAATCATTCTCGAATAGCAAGATTTCTGAATGATGGTACCAGATATATTAAAGGTGACAGTTTCATTGATAATGCACGCGATAATTCTTCAGAAGAAGTTTTAAAAGCAGAAGCAGAAGTATTTGAACGAATAATCAAAGAGAAATGA
- a CDS encoding phage head closure protein has translation MMAINPLEFNERAEFGVEGTTGYNPKNGNPTKGFMPAFSRWFGYINQSLNQQYTLAGESITNTKLIAIRHDASINDQLNVRIGGDVYKIILISSDDRSARETFDLLTLQKVVKNG, from the coding sequence ATGATGGCGATAAATCCACTTGAATTTAATGAACGAGCTGAGTTCGGTGTTGAAGGAACGACCGGATATAATCCTAAAAATGGTAATCCCACTAAAGGATTTATGCCAGCATTCTCAAGATGGTTTGGTTACATAAATCAATCATTGAATCAACAATATACGTTAGCTGGTGAATCGATTACTAATACCAAATTAATTGCGATTAGACATGATGCAAGTATTAATGATCAACTCAATGTAAGAATTGGTGGAGATGTTTACAAAATTATCTTGATTAGTTCTGATGATCGTTCAGCACGAGAGACATTTGATTTATTAACCTTACAAAAGGTGGTGAAAAATGGCTGA
- a CDS encoding head-tail connector protein, which yields MAVSLEDLKSSLRVDSEADDKLLSGYILAALQYIKNAIGTEDDAFYADASVTTLVDVATIALASGYYTFRTSLSLVQAFPVDLATNSIIAQLRGNYANYLAEKGAYDGDKST from the coding sequence ATGGCTGTATCTTTAGAGGATTTAAAAAGTTCCTTGCGTGTAGATTCAGAGGCAGATGATAAATTGTTAAGTGGCTATATCTTGGCGGCTCTCCAGTATATTAAAAACGCTATCGGTACAGAGGATGATGCATTTTATGCTGATGCCAGCGTGACAACGCTAGTAGATGTAGCTACGATTGCTTTAGCGAGCGGTTATTATACTTTTCGAACGTCATTGTCATTGGTTCAGGCTTTTCCTGTTGATTTAGCAACCAATTCAATCATTGCACAGCTACGTGGTAATTATGCTAATTATTTGGCCGAGAAGGGAGCATATGATGGCGATAAATCCACTTGA
- a CDS encoding phage major capsid protein — protein sequence MTVNINELNEKWVNLGQKVSDLQNQAQLMVDDDSTSAEDVTNIQTKITNAIAKRDLAHENLVQAQAENIVEKHEPIPPLTPKEDDLKKSFVDTFKGMIKGTPSVVNQIDSSTDANGNAIGLTIPQDIQTAIHTLVRQYDALEQYVNVESVSTLSGSRVYEKWSDVTPLANLDADDATITDNDDPKLAIVKYLIKRYAGISTVTNTLLNDTAENILAWLSSWIAKKVVVTRNKAIISAMNAVPKKPTVAKFDDIKDIVYTSVDPAIATTSFFMTNVSGLAVLAKVKDAMGNYLLQPNPTQPDVKQIDGKNIVVVADRWLPSAGTTSAPVYPLYFGDLKQAVTLFDRQQMSLLSTNIGAGAFEKDLTKIRVIDRFDVEATDSEAFVAGSFTAISDQSANFNASVPSGS from the coding sequence ATGACAGTTAATATCAACGAATTAAACGAAAAATGGGTGAATTTAGGACAAAAGGTCTCGGATTTACAAAATCAAGCACAACTTATGGTAGATGATGATAGTACTTCTGCTGAAGATGTAACCAATATTCAAACGAAAATTACAAATGCAATTGCTAAACGAGATTTGGCACATGAAAATTTGGTTCAAGCACAAGCTGAGAACATTGTTGAAAAGCATGAACCAATTCCACCACTGACACCTAAAGAGGACGACTTAAAGAAGAGCTTTGTTGATACTTTTAAGGGGATGATCAAGGGGACACCTTCTGTTGTTAATCAAATTGATTCAAGTACTGATGCAAATGGTAATGCCATTGGTTTGACTATTCCACAAGATATTCAAACTGCGATTCATACTTTAGTTCGCCAATATGATGCTTTGGAACAATATGTCAATGTAGAATCAGTGTCAACCTTGTCGGGTTCTCGCGTTTATGAAAAATGGTCGGATGTCACACCGTTGGCGAATTTAGATGCTGATGATGCAACTATTACCGATAATGATGATCCTAAGTTAGCCATTGTTAAGTATCTCATCAAGCGTTATGCAGGTATTTCAACAGTTACAAATACACTTTTGAATGATACTGCTGAAAATATTTTGGCATGGTTATCGTCATGGATCGCAAAAAAGGTTGTGGTTACACGAAATAAGGCGATTATTTCTGCAATGAATGCAGTTCCTAAAAAGCCAACCGTAGCAAAGTTTGATGATATCAAGGACATTGTCTACACGTCAGTGGATCCTGCGATTGCAACTACGTCATTCTTCATGACTAATGTGTCTGGTTTGGCAGTTTTGGCGAAGGTGAAGGACGCAATGGGTAACTATTTGTTACAGCCCAATCCAACGCAACCAGATGTGAAGCAAATCGACGGTAAAAATATTGTAGTTGTAGCAGACCGCTGGTTGCCATCCGCTGGAACTACATCGGCTCCTGTTTACCCATTGTATTTTGGTGATCTCAAACAAGCTGTGACTTTGTTTGATCGTCAACAAATGTCATTGTTGTCAACGAACATTGGTGCAGGGGCATTTGAAAAGGATTTGACTAAGATTCGTGTCATTGATCGCTTTGATGTGGAAGCGACCGATTCTGAGGCATTTGTCGCTGGTTCATTTACCGCTATTTCCGATCAAAGTGCTAATTTTAATGCTAGCGTTCCATCAGGTAGCTAA